A genomic stretch from Oreochromis aureus strain Israel breed Guangdong linkage group 17, ZZ_aureus, whole genome shotgun sequence includes:
- the sass6 gene encoding spindle assembly abnormal protein 6 homolog, with amino-acid sequence MEELFNKVLQVNLRCRDCEERKTNVRVTIELQVTTSPVHKRDLLVRITDDIDPYFLFNLAISEEDFQSLKVQQGLLIDFASFPQKFIDLLNLCISEQTSESPRFLLHLSCQSPVLEGPANFSVIETNAFKHLNHLSLRLSQASDKEVKDYLAVCLSSLKAEKHVLEMKLKTTEDDLTRQLNYAQQTLSEKTKELDKLRSEWTTQTSSLSSLHSQELQLERDKALELQTRLQQQTEQLRQELESAHKKSSHQLNSRLTELEASCRELTEKKYKNESAIRDLKIKLVGADEECQHLKQQVLSLRRENSTLDTEVHEKDRLVSQMQMRVAVLEQEVKDKDQLMNRTKEVLEATQQQKESVEENAESKELQIRKLEATVKSLSEELIKANGIIKKLQGEVRTLVGKIKVKNTVTVSQEKILQETSEKLQSVEKDLQSAQQQLITKEEQISKLKEQLEATVQKLNETKEVLKTNENVINWLNKQLNEKQLSRKAQGLESLENPAVSTTTAGLGFYPQTAKPVVSPMAAAGINLTDEHLGKSSNRQIGDSAGLDSKYFEKRDDCISIYGLSSNPRQREFPQSTKPSIASAYFSA; translated from the exons ATGGAGGAGCTCTTCAACAAAGTGTTGCAGGTTAATCTTAGATGCAGGGACTGCGAGGAAAG AAAGACAAATGTTCGTGTCACAATTGAACTTCAGGTGACAACGAGTCCAGTGCACAAAAGA GATCTTCTAGTACGGATAACAGATGACATAGATCCATATTTTCTCTTCAACCTTGCAATATCAGAAGAGGATTTCCAAAG CTTGAAAGTCCAGCAGGGTCTACTGATAGATTTTGCATCATTTCCTCAGAAGTTTATTGACCTGCTTAACCTGTGCATTTCCGAACAAACGTCAGAGAGTCCAAG atttcttcttcatttgtCATGTCAGTCTCCAGTGCTAGAAGGTCCCGCCAACTTCAGCGTCATAGAGACAAACGCGTTTAAGCACCTTAACCACTTGTCTTTACGGCTTTCTCAAGCTTCTGACAAAGAGGTTAAAGATTACCTGGCAGTTTGTCTCTCCTCTCTGAAG gcAGAGAAGCATGTCCTAGAAATGAAGCTCAAGACGACTGAAGACGATCTGACCAGGCAGCTGAATTATGCTCAACAG ACGCTGTCTGAGAAGACCAAAGAGTTGGACAAACTGCGCTCAGAGTGGACGACTCAGACCAGCtcgctgtccagccttcattctCAGGAGCTGCAGCTGGAGAGGGACAAGGCTCTGGAG TTACAGACCAGGTTACAGCAGCAGACAGAGCAGCTTCGCCAGGAGCTGGAGAGTGCTCATAAAAAGAGCAGCCATCAGCTTAACAGTAGACTGACAGAGTTGGAGGCCTCGTGCAGAGAACTGACTGAGAAGAAATACAAGAACGAGTCTGCCATCCGAGACCTGAAGATTAAACTAGTTGGTGCAGATGAG GAATGCCAGCATTTAAAGCAGCAGGTCCTGTCTCTCAGGAGGGAAAACAGCACCCTGGACACAGAAGTCCATGAGAAGGACCGTTTGGTGAGCCAGATGCAGATGAGAGTGGCTGTTCTGGAACAGGAGGTCAAAGATAAGGATCAGTTGATGAACCGCACCAAAGAAGTATTGGAAGCCACTCAACAGCAGAAG GAATCGGTGGAAGAAAATGCAGAAAGTAAGGAACTTCAGATTCGAAAACTTGAAGCTACAGTGAAATCACTTTCTGAGGAGCTGATAAag GCTAACGGTATCATTAAGAAGCTGCAAGGAGAAGTTCGAACCTTAGttggaaaaataaaagtcaaaaacactGTGACAGTGTCACAGGAAAAGATTCTCCAGGAAACTtcagagaaacttcagagtgtTGAAAAGGATCTACAAAGCGCTCAGCAGCAGCTCATCACTAAGGAAGAGCAG ATTTCAAAGTTAAAGGAGCAGTTGGAGGCCACGGTACAGAAGCtaaatgaaaccaaagaagtGCTGAAAACAAATGAGAATG TTATAAATTGGCTTAACAAGCAGCTAAATGAAAAGCAGCTGTCCAGAAAAGCACAGGGTCTGGAATCACTGGAGAATCCTGCAGTCTCAACCACAACAGCAGGACTTGGG TTTTATCCTCAGACAGCCAAACCTGTTGTATCTCCCATGGCGGCTGCTGGGATCAATCTTACTGATGAGCACCTCGGGAAGTCATCAAACAGACAGAT TGGAGACTCTGCAGGTCTGGATTCTAAGTACTTTGAGAAGAGAGATGATTGCATCTCGATCTATGGTCTTTCATCTAATCCACGCCAAAGAG